One window of the Candidatus Binatia bacterium genome contains the following:
- a CDS encoding HRDC domain-containing protein: MAATTVEPQWIDTDDEFASLVELLETKPIYGFDTEFHRERSYYPHLALIQLSWDEGVAVVDPLAVDITPIKRVLEGPGLAIVHAAEQDLEVLDHVCSTIPARMFDTQIAAAFCGLGFASLAKLVGALVGDRLPKGDRLTDWTRRPLDKGQIAYAASDVVYLLGMTEQLKEKAHKAGTLDWIEEECERVRTRPLGPPDPDAAWWKIKGSRSFRGSTRGVAQEVAGWRERLAAKRDIPPRFVLAELALSSIVQRGPRSREDLSRIRGLDGRALKGGAEQEILAAVERGEALNKDQLRLPTKGEPPLEDLGPTIALGQALIARISEDRGIEPSMLGSRFDVHSLAAGRTSGKLASGWRHEIAGRPLLDLLAGRLGITGNGKGGVRLIPLDDDSSS; the protein is encoded by the coding sequence ATGGCTGCAACGACGGTTGAACCGCAGTGGATCGATACCGACGACGAGTTCGCCTCGTTGGTCGAACTCCTCGAGACGAAGCCGATCTACGGCTTCGATACGGAGTTTCATCGTGAACGCAGCTACTATCCGCACCTGGCGCTAATCCAGCTCTCGTGGGATGAGGGCGTCGCGGTGGTCGATCCGCTCGCGGTCGATATCACCCCGATCAAGCGTGTCCTCGAAGGACCGGGCCTGGCGATCGTTCACGCCGCCGAGCAGGACCTCGAAGTTCTCGATCACGTCTGCAGCACGATCCCGGCGCGCATGTTCGACACGCAGATTGCGGCGGCGTTCTGCGGCCTCGGGTTCGCGTCTCTCGCGAAACTCGTCGGTGCGCTCGTCGGTGACCGTCTGCCCAAGGGCGACCGCCTCACGGATTGGACCCGTCGGCCGCTCGACAAGGGACAGATCGCATACGCGGCCTCCGACGTCGTGTATCTCCTGGGGATGACCGAGCAGCTCAAGGAGAAGGCGCACAAAGCAGGCACGCTCGATTGGATCGAGGAAGAGTGCGAGCGGGTGCGCACGCGTCCCCTCGGACCGCCGGATCCGGACGCCGCGTGGTGGAAGATCAAAGGTAGTCGCAGCTTCCGCGGCTCGACCCGCGGCGTCGCCCAGGAAGTCGCGGGATGGCGCGAACGGCTCGCGGCAAAGCGTGACATCCCTCCCCGTTTTGTCCTCGCGGAACTCGCACTCTCATCGATTGTCCAGCGCGGCCCGCGTTCCCGCGAAGACCTGAGTCGCATCCGTGGCCTCGACGGTCGCGCTCTGAAGGGCGGAGCGGAGCAGGAGATCCTTGCGGCCGTCGAGCGCGGTGAAGCACTGAACAAGGATCAGCTCCGGTTGCCGACCAAGGGTGAGCCGCCCCTGGAGGATCTCGGTCCGACGATCGCACTCGGGCAAGCTTTGATTGCGCGTATCTCTGAAGACCGCGGCATCGAACCGTCGATGCTCGGCAGCCGGTTCGACGTGCACTCGCTGGCCGCGGGCCGCACCTCGGGCAAGCTCGCTTCGGGCTGGCGCCACGAGATCGCCGGTCGCCCGTTACTCGATCTCCTTGCCGGACGGCTTGGCATCACGGGCAACGGTAAGGGCGGAGTCCGCCTGATACCGCTCGACGACGATTCCTCCTCCTAG
- a CDS encoding tetratricopeptide repeat protein: MQDQASAPAVARTSTKARQGSSALRGKRVAFAGRLLSCDRRVARRLVLQAGGQMSSASTADFLVVGVGAQARSSKTARTVDEAQFLSLLGSSARTLTVPSRETLRDLVASTHAARLYPRVTWARRQRLARHGLLQPVALANGTGYGFRDLRVLREVDEMLAAGLTLAQAINRLLPRAGGQLELRFPMAAVKPQPKRVDLTMEKESADAWFDVGFCADRDRSGFPTAIAAYKRALEIEESHVPSLINLGNVYYEMGEFEQAREVYTRGTIADADNPRTHFNLGNACDETGDLLGAMRAYRRAIVLWPGYADAHFNLALVAEKLGSWAMALQHWQRFLELEPGSEWAAVARSHLQDARKKGAPSRRRPN; encoded by the coding sequence GTGCAGGACCAGGCAAGTGCGCCGGCGGTAGCTCGTACGAGCACGAAGGCACGCCAGGGATCCTCTGCGTTGCGCGGGAAGCGCGTAGCCTTTGCGGGACGCCTGTTGTCGTGCGATCGCCGCGTCGCACGGCGGTTGGTCCTGCAGGCCGGAGGCCAGATGTCCTCGGCGAGCACCGCTGACTTCCTGGTCGTCGGCGTAGGGGCTCAGGCACGGTCGAGCAAGACCGCGCGGACCGTCGACGAAGCGCAGTTCCTGAGCCTGCTCGGCTCGAGCGCACGCACGCTCACCGTTCCGAGCCGTGAGACCCTGCGCGACCTCGTCGCCTCGACACATGCGGCGCGCCTGTACCCGCGCGTGACCTGGGCAAGGCGGCAGCGACTCGCCCGCCACGGACTGCTTCAGCCCGTCGCGCTCGCCAATGGCACCGGGTACGGCTTTCGCGACCTACGGGTTCTTCGCGAAGTCGACGAGATGCTCGCCGCCGGCCTGACTCTGGCGCAGGCAATCAACCGCCTTCTTCCGCGCGCCGGCGGACAGCTCGAACTCCGCTTCCCAATGGCCGCCGTGAAGCCGCAGCCCAAGCGCGTCGACCTCACGATGGAGAAGGAGTCGGCTGACGCGTGGTTCGATGTGGGCTTCTGCGCCGACCGCGATCGTTCCGGCTTCCCGACCGCGATTGCCGCCTATAAGCGGGCCCTGGAGATCGAGGAGAGCCACGTTCCGTCGCTGATCAACCTGGGCAACGTCTACTACGAGATGGGCGAGTTCGAGCAGGCGCGCGAGGTGTACACGCGAGGAACCATCGCCGACGCCGACAACCCGCGGACGCACTTCAACCTGGGCAACGCTTGTGACGAGACCGGCGACCTCCTGGGCGCGATGCGTGCGTACCGGCGGGCCATCGTGCTCTGGCCCGGCTACGCGGACGCTCACTTCAACCTCGCGCTCGTCGCCGAGAAGCTGGGAAGCTGGGCGATGGCACTGCAGCACTGGCAGAGGTTCCTGGAGCTCGAGCCCGGCAGCGAATGGGCGGCGGTTGCTCGCTCCCACCTCCAGGATGCCCGGAAAAAGGGCGCACCGTCTCGGCGCCGCCCGAACTAG